Proteins co-encoded in one Bacteroidales bacterium genomic window:
- a CDS encoding 2,3,4,5-tetrahydropyridine-2,6-dicarboxylate N-succinyltransferase, which produces MYAQLQNIIEKAWEERELLKEQLTQDAIRETIELLDKGKIRVAQPGNDGWQVNQWVKKAVILYFPIQKMEVTELPPFEFHDKIGLKRGYRELGVRVVPHAVARYGSFLAKGVIMMPSYVNIGAYVDEDTMVDTWATVGSCAQIGKGVHLSGGVGIGGVLEPVQAAPVIIEDNCFIGSRCIIVEGVRIEKEAVLGANVVLTGSTKIIDVSGKEPVEYRGVVPARSVVIPGTLPKQFPAGTYNVPCALIIGKRKESTNLKTSLNDALREYNVSV; this is translated from the coding sequence ATGTACGCGCAATTGCAAAACATCATCGAAAAAGCCTGGGAAGAAAGGGAATTGTTAAAGGAACAGCTTACCCAGGATGCTATCCGGGAAACAATCGAACTGCTCGATAAGGGGAAAATACGTGTAGCACAGCCCGGTAATGACGGATGGCAGGTCAACCAGTGGGTAAAAAAAGCCGTCATTCTATATTTTCCTATCCAGAAGATGGAAGTTACCGAACTGCCGCCCTTTGAATTCCACGACAAAATAGGCCTGAAGCGCGGTTACAGGGAACTGGGTGTGCGGGTTGTACCGCATGCTGTTGCCCGCTACGGATCGTTCCTGGCCAAAGGGGTCATCATGATGCCTTCGTACGTAAATATTGGAGCGTATGTTGATGAAGACACCATGGTTGATACCTGGGCTACGGTGGGCAGTTGTGCCCAGATTGGCAAAGGGGTGCACCTCAGCGGCGGTGTCGGTATCGGCGGCGTTCTGGAACCGGTTCAGGCAGCTCCGGTCATTATTGAAGACAACTGTTTCATAGGGTCCCGTTGCATCATCGTTGAAGGCGTTCGGATCGAAAAGGAAGCCGTACTGGGAGCCAATGTGGTTCTCACCGGATCAACCAAAATAATTGACGTGAGCGGAAAGGAACCGGTCGAATACCGCGGTGTGGTTCCGGCACGGTCGGTTGTCATTCCCGGAACCCTGCCTAAACAGTTCCCGGCCGGCACATACAACGTACCCTGTGCCCTCATTATCGGGAAACGGAAAGAATCAACCAATCTGAAAACCTCACTCAACGATGCACTAAGGGAATATAATGTTTCGGTGTAA